One genomic segment of Hordeum vulgare subsp. vulgare chromosome 2H, MorexV3_pseudomolecules_assembly, whole genome shotgun sequence includes these proteins:
- the LOC123430965 gene encoding uncharacterized protein LOC123430965: MVTRWSQKSPGLKILWIWTLGTAAIMITNVVRTRVNDMQMILREEDEAAGSAGSGGGSTGVGPSGERVMRDDELN; the protein is encoded by the exons ATGGTAACCAGGTGGAGCCAGAAGAGCCCCGGCCTCAAGATCCTGTGGATCTGGACCCTGGGCACCGCCGCGA TCATGATCACAAACGTCGTCCGGACGCGCGTCAACGATATGCAGATGATCCTCCGGGAGGAAGACGAAGCCGCCGGTTCTGCCGGCTCCGGCGGCGGCAGCACGGGCGTCGGGCCCTCCGGCGAGCGCGTCATGAGGGACGACGAGTTGAATTGA
- the LOC123428044 gene encoding protein HEAT INTOLERANT 4-like: protein MARAKGKKRAAAAAGDSQKEAAAAARPKRAKAAPKPKPEPEYFPEQRNLEDLWLSAFPIGTEWENIDKIKEFNWNFENLEKALEEGGKLYGKTVYVFGSTEPQLLDVNGESKIVLIPVVVAVDCPFPPSDKIGINSVQRENEEIVPMRAMKMAWVPYVPLEDRLSRIDSLKTKIFTLGCTQRRSALKHLKEERVKKFDYCMPYYMPLSPPEDEDDTVVNIMYPLEPPIVCDYDWEMDDMEDFIDEKVKDEVLPEDEKDKFKDFIKERVRERKRELKQAKEARKKAIDDMDPKLKEAFQNIRFYKFYPVKTDDTPDVSQVQAKYINRYYRHAHELL, encoded by the exons ATGGCGCGCGCCAAGGGCAAGAAGCGCGCGGCTGCGGCGGCCGGCGACAGCCagaaggaggcggcggcggcggcccggCCGAAGCGCGCCAAGGCGGCGCCCAAGCCCAAGCCCGAGCCCGAGTATTTCCCCGAGCAAAGGAACCTG GAGGACCTTTGGTTGTCGGCTTTTCCTATTGGGACTGAG TGGGAAAATATCGATAAGATTAAGGAGTTCAACTGGAACTTTGAAAATTTAGAG AAAGCTCTAGAAGAAGGGGGGAAGCTGTATGGGAAGACAGTCTATGTATTTGGCAGCACTGAGC CTCAATTATTGGATGTTAACGGTGAATCAAAGATAGTACTTATTCCTGTTGTAGTTGCT GTTGATTGCCCATTCCCTCCATCAGATAAAATTGGTATAAATTCTGTACAAAGGGAAAATGAAGAAATAGTACCAATGAGGGCGATGAAAATGGCCTGGGTGCCCTATGTTCCACTGGAGGACCG GCTCAGCAGAATTGACAGTTTGAAAACAAAAATATTCACTCTTGGCTGCACTCAGCGAAG GTCTGCCCTGAAGCATCTCAAAGAAGAGCGAGTGAAGAAGTTTGACTACTGCATGCCTT ATTATATGCCACTTAGTcctcctgaagatgaagatgatacaGTTGTCAATATCATGTATCCTCTTGAACCCCCG ATAGTATGCGACTATGACTGGGAAATGGATGATATGGAG GACTTTATTGATGAGAAAGTCAAAGATGAGGTCTTACCGGAGGATGAGAAAGACAAATTTAAG GACTTCATAAAGGAGAGGGTTAGAGAAAGGAAGAGAGAGCTGAAGCAG GCTAAAGAAGCCAGAAAGAAAGCTATTGATGATATGGATCCAAAGTTGAAAGAGGCATTTCAAAATATCCGGTTTTACAAATTTTATCCTGTAAAAACCGATGACACTCCTGATGTGAGCCAAGTACAG GCGAAGTACATTAATAGATATTACCGCCATGCGCACGAACTGCTGTGA